One Pseudomonas brassicacearum genomic region harbors:
- a CDS encoding tetratricopeptide repeat protein — MPSPRRYLLISLSVLLVIGLVAVWLRSTTPQIPEAIKRGYSEALTKARNGQPGAARELYQQLGRPDLSPKRRVWLHAELPNYPSPQALKLAGADLHSESADVRRAAIGSLVGLLPTGQRSLLLGPLLDDDDQNVRFAAVNALLGSSPDDLGLYFGAMQLAIDTWEQVLGDGPQTAESYYQLARLHLHNAELKKAQQALEQTLRLQPDNLPALVMQIEVLDKQGQGEAARQLLARQLQTQPDSAYLQHALGLWLLQHGQSEYAVLGLAKAVELEPNNRTYRYDLATTLHAEQELEAAQKQLQEIVQRYPADRKARVLLINYWKESGQLQNVQILLAQLEQLNPDDPALQQGL; from the coding sequence ATGCCCTCGCCTCGCCGCTATTTACTTATCAGCCTGTCCGTCCTGTTGGTGATCGGTCTCGTCGCGGTGTGGCTACGCAGCACCACCCCGCAGATCCCCGAAGCGATCAAGCGTGGCTACAGCGAAGCCCTGACAAAGGCCCGCAACGGGCAGCCGGGTGCGGCGCGAGAGCTTTATCAACAATTGGGGCGCCCGGACCTCTCACCCAAGCGCCGCGTGTGGCTGCATGCCGAACTGCCCAACTACCCAAGCCCGCAAGCCCTGAAACTGGCGGGTGCGGACCTGCACAGCGAATCGGCGGACGTACGTCGTGCCGCCATTGGCAGCCTCGTCGGGCTGTTGCCGACGGGCCAGCGCAGCCTGCTGCTGGGACCGTTACTCGATGATGACGACCAGAACGTCCGGTTCGCCGCCGTGAACGCACTGCTGGGCTCGTCGCCCGATGACCTGGGCTTGTATTTCGGAGCGATGCAGCTCGCCATCGATACCTGGGAGCAGGTGCTCGGGGACGGGCCGCAGACCGCCGAATCCTACTATCAGCTCGCCCGCCTGCACTTGCACAACGCTGAGTTGAAAAAAGCCCAACAGGCCCTGGAACAAACATTGCGCCTGCAACCCGACAACCTTCCCGCACTGGTCATGCAAATCGAAGTGCTGGACAAACAAGGCCAGGGCGAAGCCGCAAGACAATTACTCGCCCGGCAGTTGCAAACCCAGCCGGACTCGGCTTACCTGCAACATGCACTGGGCCTGTGGCTGCTGCAACATGGCCAAAGCGAATACGCGGTACTCGGCTTGGCCAAAGCCGTGGAGCTGGAGCCCAATAACCGAACGTATCGCTACGACCTGGCAACCACCCTGCACGCCGAGCAGGAACTGGAAGCCGCACAGAAACAACTGCAGGAAATCGTCCAGCGCTACCCCGCCGACCGCAAGGCCCGGGTGCTGTTGATCAACTATTGGAAGGAGTCCGGACAGTTGCAGAATGTGCAGATCCTGCTAGCCCAACTTGAGCAGCTCAACCCCGACGATCCAGCGTTGCAGCAGGGTCTGTAG
- a CDS encoding ATPase domain-containing protein, which produces MSTSNELISAKAATGIEGLDDILSGGLSRGHVFLLEGEPGTGKTTVALQFLLAGAKAGERSLYITLSETERELRQGAASHGWTIDENVHIFELTPPESLLNAEHQQSLLYSSDLELGEATRQIFEVVERVKPTRVVLDSLSEIRLLAQSSLRYRRQILAIKHYFVRYDATVLLLDDLTTESLDKTVHSVAHGVIRLEELTPNYGAERRRVRVVKYRGQKYRGGFHDFTIMGDGVHVFPRLVAAEHRGQYLRRQLSSGLDGVDALLGGGIETGSSTLILGPAGTGKSLISMIFAAAAVHRGEKAALFIFDEELGLLFERMRNVGIDLEALRSTGNLVIEQVDAAELSPGEFSHRVRRCVDEGNIKTVVIDSINGYQAAMPEENALVLHVHELLLYLNRRGAATFMTVAQHGLVGDMQAPVDITYLADTVILLRYFEALGKVRRAISIIKKRTGSHESTIREYRISNQGMTIGEPLESFQGVLRGVPNYMGADNPLLKDEPQ; this is translated from the coding sequence TTGTCTACATCTAACGAGTTGATCAGCGCAAAAGCCGCCACCGGTATCGAAGGGCTGGACGACATCCTTTCCGGTGGTCTGTCCCGCGGCCATGTGTTCCTCCTGGAGGGGGAGCCGGGGACTGGTAAAACCACGGTCGCGTTGCAATTTCTGCTGGCCGGTGCCAAGGCCGGCGAGCGCTCGTTGTACATCACGTTGTCGGAAACCGAGCGTGAACTGCGTCAGGGCGCGGCATCCCACGGCTGGACGATCGATGAAAACGTTCATATCTTCGAGCTGACCCCACCCGAAAGCCTGCTCAATGCCGAGCATCAGCAAAGCCTGTTGTACTCCTCCGACCTGGAGCTGGGCGAAGCGACCCGACAGATCTTCGAAGTGGTCGAGCGCGTCAAGCCGACCCGAGTGGTGCTCGACAGCCTGTCGGAGATTCGCCTGCTGGCGCAAAGCTCCCTGCGCTATCGCCGGCAGATCCTGGCCATCAAGCATTACTTCGTGCGCTACGACGCCACCGTACTGCTGCTGGATGACCTGACCACCGAATCCTTGGATAAGACCGTGCACAGCGTTGCCCACGGGGTGATTCGCCTGGAAGAACTGACCCCCAACTATGGCGCCGAGCGGCGGCGTGTTCGGGTGGTGAAATATCGCGGGCAGAAGTACCGCGGCGGCTTTCATGACTTCACCATCATGGGCGACGGCGTCCATGTGTTTCCGCGCCTGGTGGCCGCTGAACACCGGGGGCAATACCTGCGGCGACAGCTCTCCAGCGGCCTCGATGGTGTGGATGCCCTGCTGGGCGGCGGCATCGAGACCGGCTCCAGCACGTTGATCCTGGGGCCCGCCGGTACCGGCAAGTCGCTAATCTCGATGATCTTCGCCGCAGCGGCGGTGCACCGTGGCGAGAAAGCCGCGCTGTTCATCTTCGACGAAGAGCTGGGCTTGCTGTTCGAGCGTATGAGGAATGTCGGCATCGACCTGGAGGCCCTGCGCAGCACCGGCAATCTGGTGATCGAACAAGTGGACGCCGCTGAGCTGTCTCCTGGCGAATTCTCGCATCGGGTGCGCCGTTGCGTCGATGAAGGCAACATCAAGACCGTTGTCATCGACAGCATCAACGGCTACCAGGCTGCCATGCCGGAGGAAAACGCCCTGGTGCTGCATGTGCATGAGCTGTTGCTCTATCTGAACCGCAGGGGCGCGGCGACCTTCATGACCGTGGCGCAACACGGCCTGGTGGGCGACATGCAGGCACCCGTGGACATCACCTACCTGGCCGACACGGTGATTCTGTTGCGTTACTTCGAAGCGCTGGGCAAAGTTCGCCGGGCGATCTCCATCATCAAGAAACGCACCGGCAGCCACGAATCCACCATTCGCGAATACCGCATCAGCAACCAAGGCATGACCATTGGTGAACCGCTGGAATCGTTCCAGGGGGTATTACGGGGTGTGCCCAATTACATGGGGGCGGATAACCCGCTGCTCAAGGATGAACCACAGTGA